One part of the Magallana gigas chromosome 5, xbMagGiga1.1, whole genome shotgun sequence genome encodes these proteins:
- the LOC117684936 gene encoding VWFA and cache domain-containing protein 1 isoform X1, translating into MRVRYLLVCLLVVKHVVQQNAQEISGDILANELNKVADSVGWSFLQNEYNKMRYQETRLDGEKQVREIAGKIGGRMIKVDNALKKLKEAVEEDQLSSIEAPQDCCVDRNYQENIRFRTQVSEEEICYSKPSYVIPENLKFPSSKVLAVMKSNLDVKHLQFQYIGLNSGLYINYPATKLTDCDTYDPRFRPFYVSTTTTIPRDVVVVLETSSAMRGDKLFEAKHAVITVMETLGIEDRFGLIVFNDDVKTLKECYENQLVPVTSATTKSFRDFLTSQVGEGGTDFTAALRKAFMFFKANMSAEKNNRDNILLFVSAGEHQNEKGNPLEVIREENEALQNRVVINTFGIGTGLNSDDKELLRNMAEQTLNNNSYGYVKSGKTTFFPNNKGTSLREAMGTYYDYFSVPISLSPTYTQLYKDFFSNESIITGCLPIAFNGAFSGVVCADILISELVAEILYLQQEEFSYAFIMDGEERTLVHPLLPDPRDVEAKEQDINNIYNFETSGDVSDVIDSMKKGLEGKKTLQTTIIEARGEKYFEGESQQSLNAVFYWTPIIAPGSNFSLCIVTEQNNIVRNIESIPQPSQGDFLYHRWDLNQWPAPFCRHFNRYATQEKSTVKLSPDAFIEAYSYTGVKETEVRVKQYKDYLSGDIFTNPGLKVSAVKSIRLTYPIEKFWTTTSREEAPYLVWRYVMTENGVTRVYPGVRLTDDYDYKLRPWYHRTVSQKTVNVVSAPYEDSWGSGRVISLTKTILQGGTNPDRKLEAVIGTDFSIFYFNQMLEDRYPICAARSNYSCILIDNSGFLVMHPFFIETTSSINSQIHLTYKEGRISRLLIEKGIMYRQPCRDTGNKKEQFTYRVKLPDSLLSGIVDSKEGYQLRPVPGSNLFLILKQRRMLDEESCCNSEHSTSPNSIQCSVEQCTCLCYKDLSFNECKNEYVSTRGFVPCSPQLPTLRSVSTPEKDKTKNLPTCFPTDCACRKTESDCFRTSGCSWCTSDKDGNVGDGFCDLKEICPSQQCLKDDCSVKSRGSECYPTVSEPVNGWLYIGVSVAVVASVIIFIVFAVFIFRKIRQNSTDDTYLDAAHDFDMTNKPPLDCEDYNTTPNYYLAELSATSEESINTKAS; encoded by the exons ATGAGAGTCCGTTACCTATTGGTTTGTCTGCTTGTGGTGAAACATGTGGTTCAACAGAATGCACAGGAGATCAGCGGGGACATTCTGGCCAATGAGTTGAATAAAGTGGCAGATTCAGTTGGATGGTCATTTCTGCAG AACGAGTACAACAAGATGCGATACCAGGAAACGAGACTTGATGGGGAAAAGCAAGTTCGAGAG ATTGCAGGTAAAATCGGGGGGCGAATGATTAAAGTGGACAATGCGTTAAAGAAGCTGAAGGAAGCTGTAGAGGAGGACCAGCTGTCGTCTATTGAGGCTCCTCAGGACTGTTGTGTGGACAGAAATTACCAAGAAAACATCCGCTTCAGAACTCAA gtGTCCGAAGAAGAAATTTGCTACAGCAAACCATCCTATGTAATCCCAGAGAATCTGAAATTCCCATCTTCTAAAGTATTGGCAGTCATGAAATCAAATCTTGATGTAAAACACCTACAGTTCCAGTATATTGGATTGAATTCTGGTCTATACATTAATTACCCAGCTACCAAGCTGACAGACTGCGATACATACGATCCTCGATTCAG acCCTTCTATGTGTCCACCACCACAACTATCCCCAGGGACGTAGTTGTAGTATTAGAAACGTCATCCGCCATGAGGGGCGATAAACTGTTTGAAGCCAAGCATGCTGTGATAACAGTAATGGAAACTTTGGGGATAGAAGATAGG TTTGGattaattgttttcaatgaCGATGTAAAAACCTTGAAAGAATGCTACGAGAATCAACTTGTTCCAGTGACCAGTGCCACCACAAAAAGTTTCCGAGATTTTCTGACCTCCCAAGTAGGGGAGGGTGGAACAGATTTTACCGCTGCCCTCCGTAAAGCATTTATGTTTTTCAAGGCAAATATGAGTGCAGAAAAGAATAACCGAG ACAACATCCTTTTGTTTGTTAGTGCAGGAgaacatcaaaatgaaaaaggCAATCCTTTGGAAGTTATTCGAGAGGAAAACGAGGCTCTTCAAAACAGAGTTGTGATCAACACGTTTGGCATAGGAACAG GTCTTAACAGTGATGATAAAGAACTATTAAGGAATATGGCAGAGCAGACACTGAACAATAACTCATATGGATATGTAAAA AGCGGAAAAACAACATTCTTCCCGAACAATAAGGGCACCTCCCTTCGTGAGGCCATGGGTACCTACTACGATTATTTTAGCGTACCAATATCACTATCCCCCACCTACACACAACTTTACAAAGACTTCTTCTCCAATG AATCAATCATCACGGGTTGTCTGCCTATTGCGTTTAACGGAGCTTTTTCTGGAGTTGTATGCGCAGACATTTTGATCAGTGAATTAGTGGCGGAAATTTTATATCTCCAACAAGAGGAATTTTCCTATGCATTTATTATGGATGGCGAGGAACGGACGCTGGTTCATCCACTTCTTCCTGATCCTCGCGACGTCGAAGCAAAGGAACAGGACATCAACAACATCTACAATTTTGAGACTTCTGGTGATGTTTCAGATGTTATCGACTCCATGAAAAA GGGCTTGGAGGGTAAGAAGACATTACAAACGACAATAATAGAAGCTAgaggagaaaaatattttgaaggcGAATCCCAACAAAGTCTAAATGCTGTTTTTTATTGGACTCCG ATTATAGCTCCAGGAAGCAATTTTTCTCTTTGTATTGTAACGGAACAAAACAACATAGTAAGAAATATAGAGTCGATACCTCAACCCTCCCAAGGAGACTTTCTCTACCATCGGTGGGATTTGAACCAGTGGCCGGCTCCATTCTGCAGACATTTCAATCGATATGCTACTCAAG AAAAATCTACTGTGAAGCTTTCCCCAGACGCTTTCATTGAGGCGTATTCATACACTGGAGTCAAGGAAACAGAAGTCAGAGTCAAGCAGTATAAGGACTACTTGTCTGGAGATATCTTCACCAACCCAGGTCTAAAA GTGTCAGCAGTAAAGTCCATACGGTTAACTTATCCTATTGAAAAGTTCTGGACGACGACGTCAAGGGAAGAGGCTCCGTATCTAGTGTGGCGTTACGTCATGACGGAAAATGGTGTGACGAGAGTGTACCCAGGAGTGCGACTGACAGATGACTACGATTACAAACTCAGACCATG GTATCATCGGACCGTTTCTCAGAAGACAGTTAATGTCGTGTCGGCTCCATATGAAGATTCATGGGGATCAGGAAGGGTTATCTCTCTTACAAAGACCATATTACAAGG GGGGACCAATCCAGATAGGAAACTCGAAGCTGTGATAGGAACAGACTTCTCAATATTTTACTTCAATCAGATGCTGGAAGATAGATACCCGATATGTGCCGCCAGATCAAATTACAG TTGTATTCTGATCGACAACAGTGGATTCCTTGTGATGCACCCATTCTTCATAGAAACCACATCTTCAATAAACTCACAAATTCATTTAACATATAAG GAGGGAAGGATTTCCCGTTTGCTGATAGAGAAAGGAATAATGTACAGACAACCATGTAGAGACACGGGGAACAAAAAGGAACAGTTTACATACAGG GTGAAGCTGCCAGATTCTCTCCTGAGCGGGATAGTTGATTCAAAAGAAGGGTACCAACTTCGTCCGGTGCCTGGCTCTAACTTGTTTCTTATACTCAAACAGAGACGTATGCTCGACGAGGAATCATGTTGTAACTCAGAG CATTCTACATCACCGAACTCAATACAATGTAGCGTTGAACAGTGTACTTGCCTTTGTTACAAAGACCTGTCCTTCAACGAATGCAAGAATGAATACGTGAGCAC GAGAGGTTTTGTTCCATGTAGTCCTCAATTACCAACCCTACGGTCTGTTAGTACACCAGAAAAGGACAAAACTAAGAACCTACCTACGTGCTTTCCTACCGACTGCGCATGTCGAAAAACTGAGAG CGATTGTTTCCGTACATCAGGCTGTTCCTGGTGTACGAGTGATAAGGATGGTAATGTGGGCGACGGATTCTGTGACTTGAAGGAAATATGTCCTTCCCAGCAGTGTCTCAAGGATG ATTGCAGTGTCAAGAGTCGTGGAAGCGAATGTTACCCAACAGTCTCTGAACCGGTGAACGGGTGGTTATATATTGGTGTATCTGTTGCTGTGGTGGCGTCCGTCATCATTTTCATCGTATTTGCGGtttttatttttcggaaaatAAGACAGAATAGCACAGACGATACATACCTTGATGCAGCTCATGACTTTGATATGACCAACAAACCCCCGCTAGATTGTGAAGATTACAACACTACCCCCAACTACTATCTAGCAGAGCTAAGCGCAACTTCAGAGGAAAGTATCAACACAAAAGCCAGCTAA
- the LOC117684936 gene encoding VWFA and cache domain-containing protein 1 isoform X2: protein MRGDKLFEAKHAVITVMETLGIEDRFGLIVFNDDVKTLKECYENQLVPVTSATTKSFRDFLTSQVGEGGTDFTAALRKAFMFFKANMSAEKNNRDNILLFVSAGEHQNEKGNPLEVIREENEALQNRVVINTFGIGTGLNSDDKELLRNMAEQTLNNNSYGYVKSGKTTFFPNNKGTSLREAMGTYYDYFSVPISLSPTYTQLYKDFFSNESIITGCLPIAFNGAFSGVVCADILISELVAEILYLQQEEFSYAFIMDGEERTLVHPLLPDPRDVEAKEQDINNIYNFETSGDVSDVIDSMKKGLEGKKTLQTTIIEARGEKYFEGESQQSLNAVFYWTPIIAPGSNFSLCIVTEQNNIVRNIESIPQPSQGDFLYHRWDLNQWPAPFCRHFNRYATQEKSTVKLSPDAFIEAYSYTGVKETEVRVKQYKDYLSGDIFTNPGLKVSAVKSIRLTYPIEKFWTTTSREEAPYLVWRYVMTENGVTRVYPGVRLTDDYDYKLRPWYHRTVSQKTVNVVSAPYEDSWGSGRVISLTKTILQGGTNPDRKLEAVIGTDFSIFYFNQMLEDRYPICAARSNYSCILIDNSGFLVMHPFFIETTSSINSQIHLTYKEGRISRLLIEKGIMYRQPCRDTGNKKEQFTYRVKLPDSLLSGIVDSKEGYQLRPVPGSNLFLILKQRRMLDEESCCNSEHSTSPNSIQCSVEQCTCLCYKDLSFNECKNEYVSTRGFVPCSPQLPTLRSVSTPEKDKTKNLPTCFPTDCACRKTESDCFRTSGCSWCTSDKDGNVGDGFCDLKEICPSQQCLKDDCSVKSRGSECYPTVSEPVNGWLYIGVSVAVVASVIIFIVFAVFIFRKIRQNSTDDTYLDAAHDFDMTNKPPLDCEDYNTTPNYYLAELSATSEESINTKAS, encoded by the exons ATGAGGGGCGATAAACTGTTTGAAGCCAAGCATGCTGTGATAACAGTAATGGAAACTTTGGGGATAGAAGATAGG TTTGGattaattgttttcaatgaCGATGTAAAAACCTTGAAAGAATGCTACGAGAATCAACTTGTTCCAGTGACCAGTGCCACCACAAAAAGTTTCCGAGATTTTCTGACCTCCCAAGTAGGGGAGGGTGGAACAGATTTTACCGCTGCCCTCCGTAAAGCATTTATGTTTTTCAAGGCAAATATGAGTGCAGAAAAGAATAACCGAG ACAACATCCTTTTGTTTGTTAGTGCAGGAgaacatcaaaatgaaaaaggCAATCCTTTGGAAGTTATTCGAGAGGAAAACGAGGCTCTTCAAAACAGAGTTGTGATCAACACGTTTGGCATAGGAACAG GTCTTAACAGTGATGATAAAGAACTATTAAGGAATATGGCAGAGCAGACACTGAACAATAACTCATATGGATATGTAAAA AGCGGAAAAACAACATTCTTCCCGAACAATAAGGGCACCTCCCTTCGTGAGGCCATGGGTACCTACTACGATTATTTTAGCGTACCAATATCACTATCCCCCACCTACACACAACTTTACAAAGACTTCTTCTCCAATG AATCAATCATCACGGGTTGTCTGCCTATTGCGTTTAACGGAGCTTTTTCTGGAGTTGTATGCGCAGACATTTTGATCAGTGAATTAGTGGCGGAAATTTTATATCTCCAACAAGAGGAATTTTCCTATGCATTTATTATGGATGGCGAGGAACGGACGCTGGTTCATCCACTTCTTCCTGATCCTCGCGACGTCGAAGCAAAGGAACAGGACATCAACAACATCTACAATTTTGAGACTTCTGGTGATGTTTCAGATGTTATCGACTCCATGAAAAA GGGCTTGGAGGGTAAGAAGACATTACAAACGACAATAATAGAAGCTAgaggagaaaaatattttgaaggcGAATCCCAACAAAGTCTAAATGCTGTTTTTTATTGGACTCCG ATTATAGCTCCAGGAAGCAATTTTTCTCTTTGTATTGTAACGGAACAAAACAACATAGTAAGAAATATAGAGTCGATACCTCAACCCTCCCAAGGAGACTTTCTCTACCATCGGTGGGATTTGAACCAGTGGCCGGCTCCATTCTGCAGACATTTCAATCGATATGCTACTCAAG AAAAATCTACTGTGAAGCTTTCCCCAGACGCTTTCATTGAGGCGTATTCATACACTGGAGTCAAGGAAACAGAAGTCAGAGTCAAGCAGTATAAGGACTACTTGTCTGGAGATATCTTCACCAACCCAGGTCTAAAA GTGTCAGCAGTAAAGTCCATACGGTTAACTTATCCTATTGAAAAGTTCTGGACGACGACGTCAAGGGAAGAGGCTCCGTATCTAGTGTGGCGTTACGTCATGACGGAAAATGGTGTGACGAGAGTGTACCCAGGAGTGCGACTGACAGATGACTACGATTACAAACTCAGACCATG GTATCATCGGACCGTTTCTCAGAAGACAGTTAATGTCGTGTCGGCTCCATATGAAGATTCATGGGGATCAGGAAGGGTTATCTCTCTTACAAAGACCATATTACAAGG GGGGACCAATCCAGATAGGAAACTCGAAGCTGTGATAGGAACAGACTTCTCAATATTTTACTTCAATCAGATGCTGGAAGATAGATACCCGATATGTGCCGCCAGATCAAATTACAG TTGTATTCTGATCGACAACAGTGGATTCCTTGTGATGCACCCATTCTTCATAGAAACCACATCTTCAATAAACTCACAAATTCATTTAACATATAAG GAGGGAAGGATTTCCCGTTTGCTGATAGAGAAAGGAATAATGTACAGACAACCATGTAGAGACACGGGGAACAAAAAGGAACAGTTTACATACAGG GTGAAGCTGCCAGATTCTCTCCTGAGCGGGATAGTTGATTCAAAAGAAGGGTACCAACTTCGTCCGGTGCCTGGCTCTAACTTGTTTCTTATACTCAAACAGAGACGTATGCTCGACGAGGAATCATGTTGTAACTCAGAG CATTCTACATCACCGAACTCAATACAATGTAGCGTTGAACAGTGTACTTGCCTTTGTTACAAAGACCTGTCCTTCAACGAATGCAAGAATGAATACGTGAGCAC GAGAGGTTTTGTTCCATGTAGTCCTCAATTACCAACCCTACGGTCTGTTAGTACACCAGAAAAGGACAAAACTAAGAACCTACCTACGTGCTTTCCTACCGACTGCGCATGTCGAAAAACTGAGAG CGATTGTTTCCGTACATCAGGCTGTTCCTGGTGTACGAGTGATAAGGATGGTAATGTGGGCGACGGATTCTGTGACTTGAAGGAAATATGTCCTTCCCAGCAGTGTCTCAAGGATG ATTGCAGTGTCAAGAGTCGTGGAAGCGAATGTTACCCAACAGTCTCTGAACCGGTGAACGGGTGGTTATATATTGGTGTATCTGTTGCTGTGGTGGCGTCCGTCATCATTTTCATCGTATTTGCGGtttttatttttcggaaaatAAGACAGAATAGCACAGACGATACATACCTTGATGCAGCTCATGACTTTGATATGACCAACAAACCCCCGCTAGATTGTGAAGATTACAACACTACCCCCAACTACTATCTAGCAGAGCTAAGCGCAACTTCAGAGGAAAGTATCAACACAAAAGCCAGCTAA